The Chitinophagales bacterium nucleotide sequence CCTTAATCCAAGAATGACTATAGGCGATGCTATCATGGAACCTATGACTGTTCATGGGATATATAATAATCCTAAAGAGCGCAAGGATATGGTATTATCCCTACTCAATAAGGTTAATCTATTACCAGAGCAATTTAACAGGTATCCACATGAGTTCTCTGGTGGTCAGCGTCAAAGAATTTGTATAGCGCGAGCTTTGGCTCTTAACCCTAGTTTTATTATTTGTGATGAATCCGTATCCGCCCTTGACGTATCTGTACAAGCCCAAGTCCTTAATTTGCTCATAAAACTCAGAGAGGAGTTTAAGTTTTCGTATATTTTTATTTCGCATGACCTCTCTGTAGTGAAATTTATTAGTGATAGAATTGTGGTTATGAATAAAGGCGAAATCGAAGAAATTGGGTATGCCGATGATATCTACAATCATCCAACCACGGATTACACAAAAAGGCTCATTAATGCCATACCTAAAGGTGAAGTAGAAGATATTCGGCGTAAAATGGGTTTAGCTTCTGCCTAATGCCCCGCGATATAGGATCTGAGGAGGACGTAAAATTGTTTTCCGATTTATTTTATAAAAAGCTATTGTCAGATGATAGAATAAATCACCTATTTCTGGATTTAAATCTAGAGGAACATATGCCTAAAATTTATGATTTCTGGAATACATTGCTTCTTGGAACGAATAGCTACAGGAGAAATATGATGGAAGCGCATCAGCATTTAGTATTGAAAAAAGAAGATTTCCCTATTTGGTTACGTCATTTCGAATCTACTCTTAGAGAAAATTTTGAGGGTGATAAAACAGATGAGGCTATCTCCAGAGCTAATACAATAGCTATGACCATGCGTTACAAATTGTTAGGCTCATAATAATTTATATAAAAGACATTTTTTGACACTTGGTTGTAGTATTCTTGTGATTTAAAAATCAAAATTATGCAAGAAAGTATCGTATACTATTTAATTCCATTCCTAGCATTTCTGGGTGGATTAGTTATCGGTTTTCTTTATTCAAGAACTAAGATTGAAAGGCAACTTAATACCACCGAATCGAGTTTGAAAATTAGCCAAGCAGAATTGGATTATCTAAAGAATGAACTCAACTTATCCAAGGCTTCTCTAAATGCGTTAAGTATAGATAAAGAGTCTTTATCTATTGCCTTGGCCAAAAAAGAAAGTGAAGAGCTTAATTTACTTACAAAATTATCAGAACAAAAGTTGGAGCTACAAAATCTCCAAGAGCGTTTGACCAAAGATTTTGAGATATTGGCAAATAAAATATTAGAAGAAAAGTCCAATAAATTTACGGAACAAAATAAGGAAAATTTAAAAACGATTTTATCACCGTTGCAGGAAAAAATTCAGCTTTTTGAAAAGAAGGTAGAAGATACACATAAAGAAAGTATCGGATTTAATGCAGCCCTGCATCAGCAGATAAGGGGATTAAGAGAAGTTCATGAGCAGATGAGCAAAGAAACACTCAATCTTACGAAGGCACTTAAAGGCGATAGTAAAATGCAAGGTAACTGGGGAGAAATGATTCTTGTGAAAGTACTTGAAAAATCAGGGTTAGAAAAAGATCGCGAATATTTTGTTCAGAAAAGTTTCGAAACTGCTGATGGCTCTCGGGTGTTTCCAGATGTCATCATCAATTTACCGGATGGTAAAAAAATGATAGTAGATTCTAAAGTATCTATGGTCAGCTATGAACGATATGTTAACGAAGAAGAGGATGCACCTCGTGAAGAAGCATTGGCCTCACATTTACAATCTATCAAAAGACATATAGAACAGTTAAGCGAAAAGAATTACCATGACCTTTATCAAATGGAGTCCCCTGATTTTGTACTTATGTTTATACCTATAGAGACTGCATTTTCTATTGCCATAAATTCTGATGCGAGCCTTTATAATAAGGCATTCGAAAAAAATATTGTCATCGTGACACCGTCAACGCTGCTAGCTACACTAAGAACAATAGATACGATGTGGACCAATCAAAAACAACAAGAAAATGCAATAGAAATTGCTCGTCAAGCTGGAGCACTTTACGATAAGTTTGAAGGGTTTATAACAGACTTGATTCAAATTGGTAAAAAAATAGATGACTCTAAAAAAGAGTATTCAGAAGCCATGAATAAATTAGTAGATGGGAAGGGCAATATTGTAAATAGTATAGAAAAACTTAAAAAAATGGGTGCCAAGGCGAAAAAGTCTCTGCCAGAAAGTGTATTACGAAGGGCAGATATGGCGTCAGAAAATCCTGAACTAGATTCTTAAACAAGTAAATATGCGAATGAAGATTACTTATTCATTTTTAACCATCCTTATTTTCGGAAGTGCAAAATCCGAGTATAAATTGACCTATTCAGATACCTTGATGCTTAAGGGTACAAAATCTTATAAAACTCTTGATTTGATCAATGCTAAGGAGAAATTGGATAGCTGCATCATGCTGAATCCCAAGAACGATGAATGCAAGTATTATCGTGCTAAGATTGAATATGACATGCAGTCATATCAAACGGCTTCAATTATGTTTAAAAATGTTCTAGCACTCAATGAAAAAGATGCAAGTAGTTGGCATATGCTAGGTTTATGTTTTACTCATCTGAAACATTATGATTCAGCGGAATTTTGTTATAGAAATGCAGTTAATTTGAACTCTAAGCGCTCAGATTTTTTTGCCAACTGGGCTAATAACCAATTTCTACGGGGCAGACTTGATCATTCCGAGGAATTATATAGTACCGCAATTCTTCTTGATGATAAGAATCCTGCCTACTACACAAATAGATCTGAGGTCAGGGAGAAAATGGGTGATAAGGTAAGCGCTAAAGACGATTTGGAGTTAGCACTTCAACTAGACCCAAATAACCAAGCGATTAAAGGGAAATTAAATAGTTCAGTAGGTATATCTACTAAGATAATCTATGGAATTGTTTTTTGTGCCTTATTTATTTTCACTGTTTTATGGATTCTTCGTCGAAAGAGAGGCGGTTCTTTCTAGTTTAAAGTACCTTGCCAATAATTCTGCTATGGACTCATAGCATTGTGGTAAAATTGTTTCAATATTTTTATAATCCACCCATTCTACTCTGTCTATACCTTCCTCTGTCTGTGGGATTAATTTTTGATTGGAATCTGCGTGCATTATATACCAATAATTGGATTTTAAAATATGTTTATTCTCAAGTATATATGTATGGTATGTGATATTTAATAAAGAATCAAGCTTGGTTATTTTTATTCCACATTCTTCTTCTACTTCTCGTACTGCGCCTAATTCTGCAGTTTCATTTGCTTCTACTTTTCCCTTTGGTAAATCCCACTTTCCATTTCGAAAGATAAATAGTATTTGATTTTTTTCATTCAAAACCAAGCCTCCACCTGCCTGAATACGAGTAAATTTTTTTGCTAATTCTTCAAATACATGTTCAGTGTTTGAATGAAAAATGATGTGATTTTTAATTGGAGAGTTGTTTAGTTCTCTAATAATTTCATGCAGTTTTTTAGGTTTCGTATAATTATAGATAACCGCTTTGTTCTTTCCAATTTCTTCAAAAGAAAAAGAGCATACATTACTTATAATTCGCAATGTATGCTCTCCAAATTTTATGTTGAACATGGCTTTATTCTTCAATAACCATTGCCTTACTTTTCTTCGAATTGATATTTAATTCTCCAGATTCTGCGTTATAGCTAGGAGCTGGCCTAGTTTGTGCAGGAGGATTGTAGCTTGGTTGTGGCTGGTTTGGGTCATATCTATAGCTATAATCTCTTACGCCATTGATATATCTAGTCACAAATGAACCAGCTAAGTTTAATTTTCTTAACTCTTGTGATAGACTAAATGCATCATTTGGATTTTGAAATCCTCCGATATCATATATCATTTTACCATTGACCATAGCTCCTGCTACTACTTTAGGACTTGCTAATGATGCTATAGCACTATTTTGAATTCCTAGTTGAATTCTATATTCTTCCCCTCGGTTTGAAGAACTGTTTGAATTTGATTTAGCAGATTCTTCCCTTTCTGACATAGTAGATTTCAGGCGATTAATCTCATCTCTTAATTCTTCATTTACTCTTATTAAACTCTTTATTTCATTTCTCAATGCGGAAATAGTTGCATCCTTATTATCTTGAGCAGATAGACCTAAACTATAGAATAATGCTAGTATTATTAAAATATTTTTCTTCATATAATTTCTTTTAAATTAAAAATTTTGTGTACACCTTTCAATTGAAAGCAAACTCAAATATATTCTGCAAATATACATTTACAGAGCTATTAAGCTAAAAAAAATATAAGGGAACTCAACAGTGTATACAAATAGCTACATGGTTGATTGTGCATTATCTTTCAATCGTAATTTTATGAATATAAGAGTTCTCTTTGTTGGAAATCAATACCATATAATTGCCATTAGGAAGAAATCCAAGATCTAATTCTAAAGGAGTTATGCCTATGAAATGATCCTGAGAGAACAATTGTACTCCCTCAATATTGTAAATACTGATGGTAGAATTTAAATTTGTACTATTTGCAGGTAATTGTATGAAAATCTTATCTTTGATGGGAATAGGATAGATACTGATAGTAGAGCTTTCAGAGTTATTTATACGACTACGCTCCATGAAGAATTCATTCGAAGCAGAATAACAGTTGTTGCTGTCCAATCCAGATACACTATAAGTTCCAGTGACCCCTACTTCTAAATAGTGTCGTTTTTCTTTTGGTAAAAATACTTTATTTAAGTACCAAAAATAAGATTTAAAACCCATGTCTGTAATGAGAACAAAAGGTGTGTACTTTGATAGTGTTAATGGTTTTGGTGTATGAACAATTAAGTTTAAGGTTACGATACTATCACATCCACCTGAATTTTTTATGGTATCGATATAAAGTCCAGCCTTTTTAAGAAACTTGCCATGAAAGTTGAAACTATCATAGGAGCATATTGCTCTAGTTATAGAGGTGTTGTGCACGGTATCTATATATAGCACCATGGTTAAAAAACTATCGCAGCCCTTAGAGTTCACAAGGGTATCCATATAGCTACCATTGTTATTGCGATAGACTCCATTAAACCAAACACCACTATTAGAACAGAATTTTCTATAAATCGTATTATATGAGGGGGGGAAATATTTAAGCCTCAAAATAATAATGCTATCACAATTTAGGAAAGTCTTTAAGGAATCGGTATAGATACCAGGAGTGGAAATGAAACCGCCTTTAAAAAATACAGAACCACCTATACAAACGCTCGTATCGATGATCCTTGTATAGGTAGGATAGACCGCTAGATTTAAGGTGACAAAACTATCACAACCTTGAGAATTGGTTAATGTCAGTTTATATATCCCGGAAGTAGATCTCGGTACACCACCAAAAATATAGCTGTTGCCTTGGCAAATAGAGGTAGAAAATGTGAAACTAGTAGTATCTTTCGAAGTGTAATTTAATGTAATGAAGCTATCACATCCATATTGGTTAACTAAGGTATCTCTATAAATACCAGTGAAACTAAGAAATGACCCATTGAAGAAGTATGGGTTGGTCTTACATCGAGACTCGCTATAACTATAGAATGACGGACTTCTTACTAAAAGATTGAGGTCGAGAAAACTATCACAACCATTTGAATTCATAAGCGTATCTCGATAAAATTCTGTAGTCTTTCTATATACACCATTGAATAGAATAGAGTCTCCAAGGCATATCTCTTTGTTCAAAGTATTAAAACTCGTGGTATTGACAAATAAGTTTAGGGTAATAAAGCTATCGCAACCTTTACTATTTGTTAAGGTATCCAAGTAGATTCCAGCAGTATTACGCGGTTGTCCATTGAAAAAATAACTTGAGTTTGAACAAATCGTCTGATTGAAACTGAAATTAGAGATGGATTTCACGAAGAGGTGCAGTGTAATGATACTATCGCAATTTTTGCTATTGATAAGGGTGTCATAATAAGTCCCAGCTGTATTTATGTTGTTTCCATCAAATAAATAAGTCTTATTGGAACATATAGTATCATAAATGGTTCTATACGTTCTTGGATTTACAGTCAAGTTTAATGTTATAATACTATCACAGCCTGTTGCATTCACTAGCGTATCACGATAAGTGCCTGAAGTATTTCTAGGAATTCCTTTAAAAGTATATGTTTGATTATCACATATTGAGACTGCGAGATTCGTGCTCGAAAGTGATTTGATAGTTAAATTTAGAATGACAAAGCTATCACACCCTTGACTATTGACCAAGGTATCTCTGTAGGTTCCTGCAGTGGTGCGATTCTGTCCTTTAAACCAATATGCCAAGCCATTGCATATCGCCGTGTCAATAGTTTTTGTACTATTCAATTTGACGGTTAGGTTAAGAGTAAGGAAACTATCACAACCTCTTGAATTAATAAGTGTATCCAAATAAGTGCCACTAGTGGTTCGCCATATCCCATTAAAAAAATACGGGTTTTTTGGACAAATGCTAGTATCTATGGTACGATTGCTTGTGTTTTTAACAAATAAGTTTAGATATAAGAAACTATCACATCCAGAAGAATTTGTTAGTGTATCTCTATATATCCCAGCTATTGTTCTAGGTAGTCCATTAAAGAATAAAGATTGATTAGAGCAAATAGTATCAAATCTTGTAAAAGAAGTCGTATCTCTCACAGTCAGATTGAGGGTAATAATACTATCACAGCCTTTACTGCTCAATAATGTATCTCTGTATGTGCCAGAAATAGTTCTCTGTTGTCCTTTGAAAAAATAGGAAGCAGGTCTACAAATATCGATATTTAATGTTGTAAATTTTTTAGGGTGCACAAAAAACCTGATAGCCAAACTCCAAGCAGAATCGTAAAGAAGTCCAGCAGCATTGCTTATCATTAAGCATTTGACACTATCCCCAGTAGCAAACCCACCCGCTTTAAAACTAGTGGTTGTGTCGACTAAGACATTATTTCGAAGCCATCTATATCTTGGGTTACTACCACCATTGACATTACTTTGTGTAAAAATTATGGAGTCTCCTTGACATATGGTATCCCCTTTATTGCTAAAAATCTCAATGTAAGGTATAGGATCTTCAGACATTTTGACTAAGAAAACATCACCTGCTCCACCATAGG carries:
- a CDS encoding group III truncated hemoglobin yields the protein MPRDIGSEEDVKLFSDLFYKKLLSDDRINHLFLDLNLEEHMPKIYDFWNTLLLGTNSYRRNMMEAHQHLVLKKEDFPIWLRHFESTLRENFEGDKTDEAISRANTIAMTMRYKLLGS
- the rmuC gene encoding DNA recombination protein RmuC, producing MQESIVYYLIPFLAFLGGLVIGFLYSRTKIERQLNTTESSLKISQAELDYLKNELNLSKASLNALSIDKESLSIALAKKESEELNLLTKLSEQKLELQNLQERLTKDFEILANKILEEKSNKFTEQNKENLKTILSPLQEKIQLFEKKVEDTHKESIGFNAALHQQIRGLREVHEQMSKETLNLTKALKGDSKMQGNWGEMILVKVLEKSGLEKDREYFVQKSFETADGSRVFPDVIINLPDGKKMIVDSKVSMVSYERYVNEEEDAPREEALASHLQSIKRHIEQLSEKNYHDLYQMESPDFVLMFIPIETAFSIAINSDASLYNKAFEKNIVIVTPSTLLATLRTIDTMWTNQKQQENAIEIARQAGALYDKFEGFITDLIQIGKKIDDSKKEYSEAMNKLVDGKGNIVNSIEKLKKMGAKAKKSLPESVLRRADMASENPELDS
- a CDS encoding NUDIX domain-containing protein, which gives rise to MFNIKFGEHTLRIISNVCSFSFEEIGKNKAVIYNYTKPKKLHEIIRELNNSPIKNHIIFHSNTEHVFEELAKKFTRIQAGGGLVLNEKNQILFIFRNGKWDLPKGKVEANETAELGAVREVEEECGIKITKLDSLLNITYHTYILENKHILKSNYWYIMHADSNQKLIPQTEEGIDRVEWVDYKNIETILPQCYESIAELLARYFKLERTASLSTKNP
- a CDS encoding T9SS type A sorting domain-containing protein; this translates as MKQILTLFVAFTFCNLIANNPNSINPSPYRLSSSGFEKNMGQVLGEDKNLVNYFYKSGQLTIFLTKQGLTYQFEKIENLKPFSKDIANLKRETYRMDMLLEGVNSNAEILNEDSTYDYTNYYQYNVLKVPSYRKIIYKNIYPNIDWVIYQSSAVSPQSSEVNTQKLAISSQSHERSENTDHASLTTDNFIKYDFVVHPGGNPAHIRFKIKWAEEMTINQDGQLLLKNSLGEISEAKPISFQGDTKIETYFSLDQDVLSFRLGDYNKKETLIIDPILQWATYYGGSNAETGGYITIDGSGNVYLCGATASTTSIASGGHQTSFSAVNDAFLVKFNSSGVRQWATYYGGADDDRGTYCHVDKNNNVYLAGRAMSTASIASTGAHQTTHGGDFDAFVVKFNSSGTRQWATYYGGGNIEEHVTCATDTGLNVYLAGTTQSNNNIFAGGFQNTFGGFSDAFLVKFNASGVRQWGTFYGGTALDEGGQCAVDKNGSVYLGGTTLSTTNISGSGFQNTKNAARDAFLVKFNPNGTRAWGTYYGGSQPDYGNSVCVDTFLNVYLSGFTYSTSDIANGGFQNTFGGSNDAYLVKFNTSGSRLWGTYYGGTNGDYGPHCITDKAGNVYLSGYTLSTNAIASAGLFNTSKGNIEGYIVKFNPSGFRFWGSYYGGTNDDYLLSSVPDGFGNTYYSGQTLSSTQISSSGHQNTYGGAGDVFLVKMSEDPIPYIEIFSNKGDTICQGDSIIFTQSNVNGGSNPRYRWLRNNVLVDTTTSFKAGGFATGDSVKCLMISNAAGLLYDSAWSLAIRFFVHPKKFTTLNIDICRPASYFFKGQQRTISGTYRDTLLSSKGCDSIITLNLTVRDTTSFTRFDTICSNQSLFFNGLPRTIAGIYRDTLTNSSGCDSFLYLNLFVKNTSNRTIDTSICPKNPYFFNGIWRTTSGTYLDTLINSRGCDSFLTLNLTVKLNSTKTIDTAICNGLAYWFKGQNRTTAGTYRDTLVNSQGCDSFVILNLTIKSLSSTNLAVSICDNQTYTFKGIPRNTSGTYRDTLVNATGCDSIITLNLTVNPRTYRTIYDTICSNKTYLFDGNNINTAGTYYDTLINSKNCDSIITLHLFVKSISNFSFNQTICSNSSYFFNGQPRNTAGIYLDTLTNSKGCDSFITLNLFVNTTSFNTLNKEICLGDSILFNGVYRKTTEFYRDTLMNSNGCDSFLDLNLLVRSPSFYSYSESRCKTNPYFFNGSFLSFTGIYRDTLVNQYGCDSFITLNYTSKDTTSFTFSTSICQGNSYIFGGVPRSTSGIYKLTLTNSQGCDSFVTLNLAVYPTYTRIIDTSVCIGGSVFFKGGFISTPGIYTDSLKTFLNCDSIIILRLKYFPPSYNTIYRKFCSNSGVWFNGVYRNNNGSYMDTLVNSKGCDSFLTMVLYIDTVHNTSITRAICSYDSFNFHGKFLKKAGLYIDTIKNSGGCDSIVTLNLIVHTPKPLTLSKYTPFVLITDMGFKSYFWYLNKVFLPKEKRHYLEVGVTGTYSVSGLDSNNCYSASNEFFMERSRINNSESSTISIYPIPIKDKIFIQLPANSTNLNSTISIYNIEGVQLFSQDHFIGITPLELDLGFLPNGNYMVLISNKENSYIHKITIER